From a region of the Theobroma cacao cultivar B97-61/B2 chromosome 8, Criollo_cocoa_genome_V2, whole genome shotgun sequence genome:
- the LOC18591975 gene encoding DNA excision repair protein ERCC-8 — MWKEIGDREAGKIRPNSFSSRIKSNRISNLQLSNHKDIVSPHRGSINSLQVDLTEGRYLLSGASDASAAVYDVQKATNYEGNGLIAKHKCLFSVDKQHEKGHKYAISSAIWYPVDTGLFVTGSYDHCIKVWDTNTTQVVMSFKMPGKVYRTAMSTLATSHMLIAAGTEDVQVRLCDISSGAFAHTLSGHRDGIMTAEWSTSSEWVLITGGCDGAIRFWDIRRAGCFLVLDQSQSQLGRRPPVLGRSAANKVSVSKLTSAGPSSLVKSRAPQKKYANGHGIKQSTIGRMPAKGSARQRVHPGMLSIQDRATAHYGAVTGLKVTEDGMYLLSAGSDSRIKLWDLESGYNTLVNFEMVRLQTSKAIQLAISQDSAHVFVPCMTVVKAFDVWSGKMSLAFRGHYESVNCCWFSSQDQELYTGGSDRQILVWSPHKSISDDMDEGHTKDQDNWSD, encoded by the exons ATGTGGAAGGAAATCGGAGATAGAGAAGCGGGTAAAATCCGCCCGAATTCATTTTCAAGTCGGATCAAATCCAACCGGATTTCCAATCTCCAACTTTCCAATCACAAAGACATCGTTTCTCCTCACAGAGGCTCCATCAACTCCCTTCAG GTGGATTTGACTGAGGGAAGATATTTGTTATCCGGTGCATCTGATGCATCAGCTGCTGTTTATGATGTTCAAAAGGCTACTAATTATGAGGGAAATGGTTTAATTGCCAAACACAAATGTTTGTTTTCGGTAGATAAGCAACACGAAAAGGGACATAAATATGCCATTTCCTCGGCCATTTGGTATCCTGTTGACACGGGACTATTCGTTACGGGTTCTTATGATCATTGTATTAAGGTTTGGGATACCAATACGACGCAG GTGGTGATGAGTTTTAAAATGCCTGGAAAGGTTTATAGGACTGCGATGTCTACATTGGCAACATCTCACATGTTGATTGCTGCTGGAACCGAAGATGTGCAAGTTCGCCTTTGCGATATTTCTTCGGGGGCATTTGCTCACACTTTGTCTGGCCACCGTG ATGGCATAATGACTGCGGAATGGTCTACTTCCAGTGAGTGGGTCTTGATAACAGGTGGGTGTGATGGTGCAATTCGATTTTGGGACATTAGACGTGCTGgatgttttcttgttttggaTCAGTCCCAGTCCCAGCTTGGAAGACGTCCACCTGTCTTGGGTCGTTCTGCTGCAAACAAG GTTTCAGTCTCAAAGTTGACTTCAGCTGGCCCAAGCTCATTGGTAAAATCACGAGCaccacaaaagaaatatgCTAATGGGCATGGCATAAAGCAGTCAACCATTGGTCGAATGCCAGCTAAGGGTTCTGCGAGACAAAGAGTACATCCAGGGATGCTGTCCATTCAGGATCGTGCCACTGCTCATTATGGTGCTGTAACTGGTTTGAAAGTAACTGAAGATGGCATGTACCTTCTAAGTGCAG GCTCTGATTCAAGAATAAAGTTGTGGGATCTTGAATCTGGCTACAATACACTTGTAAACTTCGAAATGGTCCGCCTACAGACAAGCAAGGCAATTCAGTTAGCCATATCTCAGGATTCAGCTCATGTTTTTGTCCCATGCATGACAGTCGTGAAA GCATTTGATGTTTGGTCTGGTAAAATGTCCCTTGCATTTCGTGGCCACTATGAATCTGTGAACTGTTGTTGGTTTAGTTCACAGGATCAG GAATTATACACAGGCGGCAGTGATAGACAAATTCTTGTCTGGTCTCCACACAAATCGATTTCTGATGACATG GATGAAGGACACACTAAAGATCAGGATAATTGGAGTGATTAG
- the LOC18591974 gene encoding tetratricopeptide repeat protein 7B encodes MLCACSGEQFKFEDAPQSPESLATRDFSASGLSSRTGDWESKLEDVQVDEVESTLKEALSLNYEEARALLGRLEYQRGNFDAALQVFQGIDVKGLTPRMTRAIVERTRQRKPRSKGDIIPPSVMSMHSVSLLLEAILLKAKSLEELGHFREAAKECKIILDVVEAALPNGMREGIGEDCKLQEMFHKALELLPNLWIKAGLLDEAVTAYRRALVKPWNLDPQRLASVQKDLAATLLYGGVETKLPPHLQVWGSTTPNGNTEEAILLLLVLVQKVAFGEIKWDAEIIDHLTFALSVSGQFELLAGYLEQALPGIYERAERWYLLALSYAAAGQDEVALNLLKKVAGQSEAKHKPHVPALLFGAKLSSQDLKHAHYGITFARNVIDLADQVNEHFKGQAHKFLGVCYGNAARISISDSERALLQKESLTSLNTAALNIKEDPEVLFNLSLENAVQRNLDVAFDNAMMYSNMVTENSGRGWRLLALILSGDKRFKDAETILDFALDEAGRLDQLELLRLKAVLQIAQERPKQAIETYRILLSLIQAQREPHSNSTVHAKSSDSESEAEKNMEMAAWQDLATIYTKFGSWADAEICLNKAKSIEFYSPKSWHTTGLLFEAQSLYREALVSFSVSLSMEPDYVPSIVSTAAVLINLGSQSLPIARSFLMNALRLDPTNHDAWMNLGLIAKMEGSLQQAADFFQAAYELKLSAPVEAFT; translated from the exons ATGTTGTGTGCTTGTTCAGGTGAACAATTCAAGTTTGAAGACGCTCCGCAGTCGCCGGAATCTTTGGCGACCAGGGACTTCTCGGCCAGTGGACTCTCATCTCGCACTGGAGACTGGGAATCAAAACTTGAGGATGTCCAAGTGGATGAAGTTGAATCCACTCTCAAAGAAGCCCTTTCCTTAAACTATGAG GAAGCAAGGGCTTTGTTGGGGAGGCTAGAGTATCAAAGAGGGAATTTTGATGCTGCGCTTCAGGTTTTTCAGGGTATTGACGTTAAAGGTTTGACGCCTAGGATGACTAGGGCTATTGTTGAGAGAACCAGGCAACGGAAACCGCGGTCCAAAGGTGACATTATCCCTCCTAGTGTGATGTCGATGCATTCAGTGAGCTTACTTCTAGAAGCAATTTTATTGAAAGCAAAATCATTGGAGGAGCTTGGGCATTTTAGAG AGGCTGCGAAGGAGtgcaaaataattttggatgtagTTGAGGCAGCACTACCTAATGGAATGCGTGAGGGTATTGGTGAAGATTGCAAGTTGCAGGAGATGTTTCACAAAGCATTAGAGTTGCTCCCTAATCTATGGATAAAGGCAGGTTTACTAGATGAAGCTGTAACCGCATATCGCCGGGCTTTAGTTAAGCCATGGAATTTGGATCCCCAGAGGTTAGCAAGTGTACAAAAAGACTTAGCTGCCACATTACTTTATGGTGGTGTTGAAACAAAGCTCCCTCCTCACTTACAGGTATGGGGTTCAACCACCCCTAATGGTAATACAGAGGAAGCAATTCTTCTCCTTCTAGTACTTGTGCAAAAAGTGGCATTTGGAGAAATAAAGTGGGATGCAGAAATTATTGATCATCTGACTTTCGCTCTCTCAGTTTCTGGGCAGTTTGAATTATTAGCAGGTTATTTGGAGCAGGCCCTTCCGGGTATCTATGAAAGAGCTGAGAGGTGGTACCTTCTTGCTCTTTCTTATGCTGCTGCTGGTCAGGATGAGGTAGCATTGAACTTATTAAAGAAGGTTGCTGGCCAGTCAGAAGCAAAGCACAAACCTCATGTCCCTGCTTTACTCTTTGGTGCAAAGTTATCTTCTCAAGATCTGAAGCATGCTCACTATGGAATAACTTTTGCCCGTAATGTGATTGATTTGGCAGATCAAGTGAATGAACATTTCAAGGGTCAAGCCCATAAGTTCCTTGGTGTTTGCTATGGGAATGCTGCTAGAATTTCCATATCAGATTCTGAAAGAGCTCTCCTTCAGAAAGAATCTTTGACCTCTCTTAACACTGCTGCTCTCAACATAAAGGAAGATCCAGAAGTGTTGTTTAACCTcagtttggaaaatgcagttCAGAGGAATTTGGATGTGGCCTTTGACAATGCAATGATGTACTCTAACATGGTTACAGAAAACTCAGGAAGAGGTTGGAGGCTATTAGCACTAATACTTTCTGGAGACAAGCGGTTCAAAGATGCGGAAACCATACTTGACTTTGCTTTGGATGAAGCTGGGAGGTTGGATCAGTTAGAGCTTCTTAGGTTAAAAGCTGTGCTTCAGATTGCTCAGGAACGGCCCAAGCAAGCAATTGAAACTTACCGAATCTTGCTATCTCTGATTCAAGCTCAAAGAGAACCTCATTCTAATAGCACTGTTCATGCAAAAAGTTCTGATTCTGAG AGTGAAGCGGAAAAAAATATGGAAATGGCTGCCTGGCAAGATCTAGCTACTATTTATACCAAATTTGGATCATGGGCTGATGCAGAAATATGTCTAAACAAAGCCAAgtcaattgaattttattcACCCAAAAGTTGGCATACAACAG GGTTGTTATTTGAAGCCCAATCACTTTATAGAGAGGCCCTGGTATCCTTCTCAGTTTCACTGTCAATGGAACCAGACTATGTGCCCAGCATTGTCTCAACTGCGGCAGTACTTATAAACCTTGGCAGCCAATCACTCCCAATTGCAAGAAGCTTTTTAATGAATGCTTTAAGGTTAGATCCCACGAATCACGATGCATGGATGAACCTCGGATTGATTGCAAAAATGGAAGGCTCGTTACAACAAGCAGCAGACTTTTTTCAAGCTGCTTATGAGCTGAAGCTATCAGCTCCTGTTGAAGCCTTTACATGA
- the LOC18591972 gene encoding A-kinase anchor protein 17A, whose product MRPLETLPPTETLEIENGLSLAPRVKLNLTIHPSLPSISKPIDEWQLKRALIDFLKTSLSVSVTVPEEDLQIRRLKDLKKRKRDEPVAHGALFIRDLGFLNSRKKGEESEKEEEDVKELEKKFLDWRRYVAENMDGIELNLEGVKYNLSVEIPASDDFDRMRKDWEELYAFGNRGYSKGGRQEPDTIVLRGVPSRWFAEPRVSSKPSMLVTHTIFSAFGKIRNLNVAEDDDFSKGTDEDDLDIVSGLHCKIVVQFEKYRDFYNALKVLCGRSLQKQGSRLSADYEVKWDKDGFFRNSRSQNQERSSRMQEPAAVRYKTEAPRREPHISQFTTNDTRRKRFKE is encoded by the exons ATGCGACCGTTAGAGACACTGCCGCCAACGGAAACCCTAGAAATCGAGAACGGTCTGTCACTTGCTCCGCGCGTGAAACTCAATCTCACAATCCATCCTTCCCTCCCTTCCATTTCGAAGCCCATTGACGAATGGCAGCTAAAGCGAGCCCTAATAGATTTTCTCAAGACCTCACTCTCGGTCTCCGTCACCGTCCCCGAAGAAGACCTCCAAATCAGACGGCTCAAAGACCTCAAGAAGCGGAAGCGCGACGAGCCGGTCGCCCACGGCGCGCTCTTCATTCGTGACCTCGGGTTTTTGAATAGTAGGAAGAAGGGTGAAGAGAgtgaaaaggaagaagaggaTGTGAAGGAATTGGAAAAGAAGTTTTTGGATTGGAGAAGGTATGTAGCGGAGAACATGGACGGGATTGAGCTTAATCTTGAAGGAGTTAAGTATAATCTTAGTGTTGAAATTCCAGCTTCGGATGACTTTGATAGAATGAGGAAAGACTGGGAGGAGTTATATGCTTTTGGAAATCGAG GTTATTCGAAGGGAGGAAGGCAAGAACCTGATACAATTGTGTTGAGAGGGGTTCCATCGCGGTGGTTCGCGGAGCCAAGAGTTTCATCCAAGCCGTCGATGTTGGTGACGCATACTATTTTTTCAGCATTTGGGAAGATAAG GAATCTTAATGTTGCTGAGGACGATGATTTCAGTAAGGGGACAGATGAGGATGACTTAGACATAGTTTCAGGTCTTCACTGTAAGATCGTGGTTCAGTTTGAGAAATACCGGGATTTCTATAATGCACTTAAGGTGCTATGTGGTCGCTCATTACAAAAG CAAGGATCTCGATTAAGTGCTGATTATGAGGTAAAATGGGACAAGGATGGCTTTTTCCGGAACTCAagaagtcaaaatcaagagaGGAGCAGCCGGATGCAGGAACCTGCAGCAGTAAGATACAAAACTGAAGCTCCCAGACGTGAACCTCATATATCTCAGTTCACTACCAATGATACACGCAGAAAGAGGTTTAAG GAATAG
- the LOC18591976 gene encoding increased DNA methylation 1, with amino-acid sequence MIFFEAEFCPEAVLRWYRERSTRHMKNSHQISLKAKKHLSAMGWSFWYAPNNGRRELRYQSPDGKVYYSLKTACKSQIDGGGGQEEIRVKVQDLEPKQPRKRKSLSQEKQPLGELVQPNPPKRGKKLKKQKKPRKNQTNPHVQRSSKRVREGPLPSSSHRQPRNILSWLIDNNAVSPLAKVYYRNKAGDPLMKGRITRDGIQCDCCFRVFGLTAFEAHAGSNNHRPAANIMLDDGSGSSLSDCQRQVRDSMIKSSKAQSPQTVKGNSYEYENDGLCSACCYGGELICCDRCPSAFHVNCLGLKEVPDGDWFCPSCCCGICGIGHLSDDSFLTCQQCERKFHVGCPRKKQSSDLKNDQTGKNQFCSHSCGQVFSGLQKLTGKPIPVGNNLTWTLLKSAGCSDGDTEHTHGVEASAENHSKLSVALEVMHECFEPTKDVYTGRDLVEDVIFSRGSKLKRVNFKGFYTVILEENDDLVTVATVRVYGDRVAEMPLVATRFSHRRRGMCRVLVDELEKNLMKFGVEKLVLPALPATVDTWTKNFGFSQITDEERSKLLQYTFLDFQGTIMCQKLLKTEKDL; translated from the coding sequence ATGATTTTCTTCGAAGCTGAATTTTGCCCTGAAGCTGTATTAAGGTGGTACCGTGAAAGATCAACTCGACATATGAAAAACTCACATCAAATTTCGTTGAAAGCTAAAAAACATCTTTCTGCCATGGGATGGAGCTTTTGGTACGCACCCAACAACGGAAGACGTGAACTGCGTTATCAATCACCTGATGGAAAAGTTTACTATTCGCTTAAAACAGCTTGTAAAAGTCAAATCGATGGAGGAGGAGGACAAGAAGAGATTAGGGTTAAGGTTCAAGACTTAGAACCCAAGCaaccaagaaaaaggaagagttTGAGCCAGGAAAAGCAACCATTGGGTGAACTTGTTCAACCCAATCCACCAAAAAGAGGcaagaaactgaaaaaacaaaagaaaccgagaaaaaatcaaactaatcCTCATGTGCAACGATCAAGTAAAAGAGTGAGAGAGGGTCCACTTCCTAGTTCCTCTCATCGCCAACCTAGAAACATTCTCTCTTGGTTGATAGATAACAACGCCGTTTCGCCACTGGCAAAAGTGTATTACCGCAACAAGGCAGGGGATCCATTGATGAAAGGGCGGATAACTCGTGACGGGATCCAATGTGACTGTTGCTTCAGGGTTTTTGGTCTCACCGCCTTTGAGGCACATGCTGGTAGTAACAACCATAGGCCAGCTGCTAATATAATGTTGGACGATGGCAGTGGCAGTTCTCTTTCTGATTGTCAAAGGCAAGTTCGTGATTCAATGATCAAGAGTTCCAAAGCACAGAGCCCTCAAACTGTGAAGGGCAATTCATATGAATATGAGAACGATGGCCTTTGCTCTGCTTGTTGCTATGGAGGTGAATTGATTTGCTGCGATCGATGCCCTTCTGCATTCCATGTCAATTGCCTTGGCCTGAAGGAAGTTCCAGATGGCGACTGGTTTTGTCCATCCTGCTGTTGTGGAATTTGTGGCATTGGACATTTGAGTGATGATAGTTTTCTTACTTGTCAACAATGTGAGCGTAAATTTCATGTTGGCTGCCCAAGGAAGAAGCAATCAAGTGACTTGAAGAATGATCAAACGGGGAAAAATCAGTTTTGTAGCCATAGCTGTGGACAAGTATTTTCTGGCCTTCAAAAGCTTACAGGAAAACCAATTCCAGTCGGCAACAATCTGACGTGGACATTATTGAAGTCTGCGGGGTGCTCTGATGGTGATACTGAACACACTCATGGCGTCGAGGCTTCTGCAGAGAATCACAGTAAGTTGAGTGTTGCACTTGAGGTGATGCATGAGTGTTTTGAGCCTACTAAAGATGTTTACACTGGGAGAGATCTCGTTGAAGATGTGATTTTCAGCAGAGGGTCAAAGCTGAAACGAGTGAATTTCAAAGGATTCTATACGGTGATTCTGGaggaaaatgatgatttggttACTGTGGCTACTGTGAGGGTATATGGGGACAGGGTGGCGGAGATGCCCCTCGTTGCTACCAGGTTCAGTCACCGTCGTCGTGGTATGTGTCGAGTTTTGGTGGATGAACTTGAAAAGAATCTTATGAAATTCGGGGTGGAGAAGCTGGTTTTACCTGCATTGCCTGCTACGGTCGACACATGGACTAAGAACTTTGGGTTTTCCCAGATAACAGATGAGGAGAGATCAAAGCTTTTACAATATACTTTCCTAGATTTTCAGGGTACCATAATGTGCCAAAAGCTCTTAAAGACAGAGAAGGATTTGTGA
- the LOC18591973 gene encoding uncharacterized protein LOC18591973, whose amino-acid sequence MGCFPCFGGGNKEERKEQDRLASAEARAKAAEAAQKRQELFEQSAAGRAARAQIQAAAKQSENSNKGEPVLKWQVG is encoded by the exons ATGGGGTGCTTCCCTTGCTTCGGCGGAGGAAACAAAGAAGAGCGAAAGGAGCAAGACCGATTGGCCTCTGCCGAAGCTCGTGCCAAAGCCGCCGAGGCTGCTCAGAAAAG gCAAGAGCTGTTTGAACAGTCAGCTGCAGGAAGGGCTGCGCGTGCACAGATACAAGCGGCTGCAAAGCAATctgaaaattctaataaagGCGAACCTGTTTTAAAG TGGCAGGTGGGTTGA